One Bacteroidota bacterium genomic window carries:
- a CDS encoding PorP/SprF family type IX secretion system membrane protein, whose product MNFTQKIRGQFLWSNSFPLKTLFMSLFISGFVCGNIGCQEVPRFSQYMMNEFTINPAVAGDDGMSTFTAMARNEWFNLGNEMRTPRNFCASAQTRILKSKTQVVKGRSQNRIKSGSNGRLGFGGVVFADNSGALSTLTGQLAYAYHIPMQASQLSFGLSGTISQISYNAAYLDFYDNTNEPMLVVANSPTYIPDFNAGINFMNSHYHLGLSVQQILQSPVMFGNSEINYKSTDLGFRRSWNLLGAAYLSLESNRNWQIEPSFWLKMHDFIRIGGDKKSPAAQLDLSLKMFYESRIWAGLSYRTVSDIVLMGGFRINKIYFSYAFDYGFNELSAATYGSHEISFSVKTGDQARRYRWMERY is encoded by the coding sequence ATGAATTTTACACAAAAGATACGCGGTCAATTTCTCTGGTCGAATAGTTTTCCATTGAAAACACTCTTTATGAGTCTATTCATATCAGGTTTCGTTTGCGGAAATATAGGCTGCCAGGAAGTTCCCCGCTTTAGCCAGTATATGATGAACGAATTTACCATTAATCCGGCTGTTGCCGGCGACGATGGCATGTCGACCTTTACAGCAATGGCAAGAAATGAATGGTTTAACCTTGGGAATGAAATGCGCACACCCCGAAATTTTTGCGCAAGTGCCCAGACAAGAATTTTAAAAAGTAAAACACAGGTTGTGAAAGGTAGGTCTCAGAACCGGATAAAAAGCGGCTCGAACGGCAGGCTGGGATTCGGTGGCGTTGTTTTCGCCGACAATAGCGGTGCATTAAGTACTTTAACAGGGCAATTGGCCTATGCCTATCATATTCCGATGCAAGCCTCGCAATTATCATTTGGCCTTTCGGGTACGATAAGTCAGATCAGCTACAATGCTGCCTACCTCGATTTTTATGACAACACCAACGAACCCATGCTGGTAGTAGCCAACTCCCCAACCTATATACCCGATTTCAATGCGGGTATCAACTTTATGAATTCACACTATCATCTCGGTCTTTCGGTCCAGCAAATTTTACAATCACCTGTAATGTTCGGCAACTCGGAAATTAATTACAAATCGACTGATCTTGGATTTCGCCGAAGCTGGAATTTGCTTGGAGCTGCCTATCTATCTCTTGAATCAAATCGCAACTGGCAAATCGAACCCTCATTCTGGTTAAAAATGCACGACTTTATTCGCATTGGTGGCGATAAAAAATCTCCAGCTGCGCAACTTGACCTTTCTTTAAAAATGTTCTATGAGTCGAGAATATGGGCCGGACTATCTTATCGAACCGTATCAGATATTGTGTTAATGGGAGGGTTCAGGATAAATAAAATATACTTTTCATATGCATTCGACTATGGCTTCAATGAGTTGTCTGCAGCAACATATGGTTCACATGAAATCTCTTTTTCAGTCAAAACAGGCGATCAGGCACGCCGTTATAGATGGATGGAAAGGTATTAG
- a CDS encoding gliding motility-associated C-terminal domain-containing protein has product MPILPQLRAKSKALFVSISLILNLIPGSSQQCIDLGTGISMSNEEYALIDFFKNGGRWEPIGDNGHPWYKVYSLDTFKVVNGAYWHWDADWSGTVNNEAWGENWADCYISYYDMMIDQGLFTPEGYPVQFPLTVYKYRPKSENASQPIDPGKPVAINQISRRIYFPGDLPRNGWVMKWEGSGRISFQGMENVVADAGTTATQYGESWRPVGSGFCGYDYAFETTDGGRIETDLHWMVHGWVLYILESDPADPIRNIVFLYPGLEDAYDAGQKFNPLYLERMQQFSSLRFMEYNNANNIECRTLMPSSNPFYQSHMLEWMRWNERTPENWYELNNHSGGNYEYIIELANLTGIDPWVNIPYCADEAYVEQLVNLFMDRLNPDLTLYLEVGNEMWNFAQGFSGFHWQAAKRVTEYPGLGDVEARGAHINRIFGRVTSVAGPRNLPRIKRVYGAFPRYTDVNSRTLHLVDPENWDALATTWYFGLTQDNNSSNSCRDEASGTNWRSVLYNWFLSNEGDQAGFNQMYRNCVLNEFRCNGGYANNSDVLLSKYFNKDIICYEGGNHTFYGCENGPTGGQLPGERDFDSPTYPDYITDNSFINAVCLADQSEEMADIYNEIIDSLQSAGVRLANHLSFAGRSSCYGVWSFIQPRDMDESLTYLLAHYPKFRTFSERIASDNCDALEVILDTNLVGPGLAILLDGLDDYIEGQDNFVPDESGNYTAEAWFNPIFTNTEQVVLSFSNEGANDYYNHVVVRADGRLVWDIGNNSVSMAKLIGPALSAEKWNHVAVVKNGTRYTLYLNGFDVASSNFSLSPVTRTNFTIGASVSNLVPTNNFTGYIDEVRLWNSARSIGDLREFMCKKINSTIPSYSSLRAYYRFDMPDYVTFRVYDQTTQTANGLLHNITITDRSRYAISGAPLGDYSRFRYEGNWNGVSLSIAHPQGDLLAVSNIGEGSPNGVHLYIIEGESHYNNPPLYYEGISDERVFGVFLANGTHPNYDITYVYAGNPDALSGAAESDHRLLRRNMYSEEEWLHSGADIDLTSNLLHLACKERERGEYNLAFRHEVVSQRPGSGMALSNNQAPTEENHGLIRYLDIDDYTVTFWARGWGTAFNFSDMLGFGLHRFTININGANGLNCGIRNSTLWSNQDLGTNSAHATTTEWVHYAITRRGTEITIYANGIQILKDQFSHSMNFKELRLFHDPTYQAGNYPGGVCNLAMDEFTVWNTALDQNTIREWMCKKINPENPFSCENLVLYFNFDQGAGTILEDKNGPSDIELVSVAEGFQYISSGAAVGDVSLANYITPQSLVFVHPDGDSLLAERTSGSSTGIHIYRTDFMPPVPSNTDNALIESMDSSRYWGIFAVHSYNTNCQYRVANYYSHNTQVNMANEDELRLLSRFDNASIPWLSNITELPNLSNHSITLFNQIRGEYVLGGTTEQTFNEYLAPDQPIFLPDSNNTNPDTVCGNSTGLLFALQPDPYAESYRWTIPEGLDGFSTGDTIILNASYTGSDTITVHLSVVAINAYGESNSTSYAVFMLPAPNLADAGPDQVLIPPLTSTSLEGNLPSALEIGLWDLNYGTATILQPDNPTSAVSGIGLGQNSLSWSISNEVCPPSSDSMLILLGPPPTNIVLSNGNPLPRILCEGLTIVVRAIPAENVPNSGYSWTLPDGIVMLSQGADTALLQITDGIGGSIEVATNYNGTLSERFRSPTININPQPNVPVFSEAPEILCLNVDERASIRFDATIDSVSWHLPTGIYPVDYPLSTSESINIQALEIITGYISAKVYNNGCTNTEAVDSFAFEVNQAPAQPVLFLGTDGGVADQFCGEEYALLWVRNTSPNVGYEWTWDVYTNLIEYLDSARSAAVFQMPDGNNEIRVRAIEGEGTCAASEWFLYNGWTQNVDPAIITNVTITVPTGQNPTQLLPGAVYTLEIEGTGDYYYWDIPQGFELIDDGTPHNNTNQIRVLDEAAGYLDIYTITLTGCSSHAFRFTLSTANAILPPEYVSGNLTICQGDRLTLAVSDVGATNYIWTLPNNAVSTTSLPLLDILISTPMKGTLSVVATNGNYITPPGLMAIEIQSINLTSLGFVDEEGQSVNEIEICNGDAGKPIFYRDILASSYSWEINGSAILFSPRWEPGFEGNPNYELRNRTSPVDTMMPVNWESWRCLNNGSDGGYIIVNSINGCGGAHISDSVYYYWNEPLSAFVPEFINAPTSLCVGSRATFEVSPIPGASQYIWSLPNGLLANNIVTTVPGITVDVENGTGGMVQVYAIGEACGGSNTVQQTTETIQISGEAIDFYFIDQPLAACPGDSLTYTVNDIGAGAYQWSLPPGMRTTLLDDSDTEGISISGSWQQENWAPMINQQFSFADNNAERSIRYTPELQYTGLYRVSISSYVRYNNVTDMPVRIHHRNGTDLQFINNTLPPEDGIWRALGEFEFEAGNSGNVEILTHTNGGGISMADAVKFEILQIADDTTLTLPVNGVQGGAVCVLVNMPQCESEYTICTDPVNLGGTLDTPQFIQLETSVCEGLEYAFSVNDIGADTYTWLLPEGLSINGAIGEVTAQGRIVNISMDSMVTEPVHIGVYGELGYCDVLSDTSYTDSIFFNGTGCSICDSFPASVSGFELIQPQICSGLGSVILTLEGATDNQVYLIDFNYDATIDATGVVLNNRINLENIEQGTTFSAMVITEAITQCSIYWSDTGRVNTITPAIVVSAMVNQPNQCGEGGELILNLEDGVEGDNYMVDWNNDAVWDDTTTLIINTLTYNDIMPGTSFVDIRLMHTLNQCVSTYTISDTIREPEGFIITSAQSHSPERCDEQGWLEIDIQGASEGDTFDVYLSNTGETSYEAILQNQTLNISQLPVGSQIGPIVVSHRTSLCNAIHIQYLTIESPEMPPVVLENPGSLCENSAPVILSHGQPIGGVYTLNGEMVSQIDPSLYEPGNHLLVYTFTDTNNCVASDTTSLIIHPLPETGIQGEQILCPGQSESSYMAVEETGNSYFWQVVNGTVFPDNSPEVTVAWSPTDNGRIDLQIVNSLTGCSDSVSLPIFFIDTVPPEIQNCIEEVEFEATFDDSWYYILTEEDVVLIPNAQDACSDNDLDLYFSVNGHDSVPVSELVGYRLELEAHQQIIWIAMDHSQNISSCVTDIQYTINTSPPSAFSPNGDGVNDIWQMDFLLTYPNAVVKVFDRWGLLVYQSESGYPEPWNGMQNGKVLPVSTYYYIIDLGNGSSLLKGYLNILY; this is encoded by the coding sequence ATGCCCATCCTACCTCAACTCCGTGCTAAAAGCAAAGCACTTTTTGTTTCAATTTCCTTAATCCTTAATCTAATCCCAGGCTCTTCGCAGCAATGCATCGATTTGGGAACAGGTATATCTATGTCGAACGAAGAATATGCGCTGATAGATTTCTTTAAAAACGGTGGTCGCTGGGAGCCCATTGGCGACAATGGCCATCCCTGGTACAAAGTATACAGTCTCGATACTTTTAAGGTAGTGAATGGCGCCTATTGGCACTGGGATGCAGACTGGAGCGGTACTGTAAACAACGAAGCCTGGGGTGAAAATTGGGCAGACTGTTATATATCGTATTACGATATGATGATTGATCAGGGACTTTTTACTCCTGAAGGTTACCCGGTTCAATTTCCCCTTACGGTATATAAATACCGGCCTAAATCAGAAAATGCTTCCCAACCAATTGATCCGGGCAAGCCTGTTGCCATCAATCAAATATCCCGTCGTATTTATTTTCCGGGCGACTTGCCCCGAAATGGATGGGTGATGAAATGGGAAGGCAGTGGACGTATCAGCTTCCAGGGTATGGAGAATGTGGTGGCAGATGCAGGGACTACAGCTACACAATATGGAGAAAGCTGGAGACCGGTTGGTTCTGGATTTTGTGGATACGATTATGCCTTCGAAACTACCGATGGTGGCAGAATTGAAACCGACCTGCATTGGATGGTTCATGGTTGGGTGTTATATATTCTTGAGTCAGATCCGGCCGACCCGATACGCAACATCGTGTTCCTCTACCCGGGTTTGGAAGATGCCTATGATGCCGGACAAAAGTTTAATCCTTTGTACCTCGAGCGCATGCAGCAATTCAGCTCACTCAGGTTTATGGAATATAACAACGCCAACAACATAGAATGCAGAACATTAATGCCTTCTTCCAATCCGTTTTATCAAAGCCACATGCTTGAATGGATGCGCTGGAATGAGCGAACACCCGAAAACTGGTACGAATTGAACAATCATAGCGGAGGCAATTACGAATACATTATCGAGTTGGCAAACCTTACTGGCATTGACCCCTGGGTGAATATCCCCTATTGTGCAGATGAAGCCTATGTGGAACAACTGGTAAACCTTTTTATGGACCGGCTGAACCCCGACCTCACACTCTATCTTGAAGTAGGGAACGAAATGTGGAACTTTGCACAAGGCTTTTCTGGCTTTCACTGGCAGGCAGCTAAAAGGGTAACAGAATATCCGGGGTTGGGCGATGTAGAAGCCCGGGGCGCACACATTAACCGGATATTTGGCCGGGTAACCAGCGTGGCCGGACCCAGAAACCTGCCGCGGATTAAAAGGGTGTATGGGGCCTTTCCGCGGTATACAGATGTAAACAGCCGTACCCTTCACCTGGTTGATCCGGAAAATTGGGATGCACTGGCCACAACCTGGTATTTTGGCCTCACTCAAGACAACAACAGCAGCAACTCCTGCCGCGATGAGGCAAGTGGAACCAACTGGCGTTCTGTTTTGTACAACTGGTTTCTGTCCAACGAGGGCGACCAGGCCGGTTTTAACCAGATGTACCGCAATTGTGTGTTGAACGAATTCAGGTGCAATGGCGGGTATGCGAATAACTCCGATGTGTTGCTATCGAAATATTTCAACAAAGACATTATCTGCTACGAAGGAGGAAACCATACTTTTTACGGATGCGAAAATGGACCAACAGGGGGACAGTTGCCAGGCGAACGTGATTTCGACAGTCCTACTTATCCCGATTATATAACCGATAATTCCTTCATCAATGCTGTATGCCTGGCCGATCAGTCGGAAGAAATGGCCGATATCTACAACGAAATTATCGATAGTCTTCAGTCAGCCGGTGTGCGGTTAGCCAACCACCTTTCTTTTGCCGGGCGCTCATCGTGCTATGGGGTGTGGTCCTTTATTCAACCCCGCGATATGGATGAATCTTTAACCTATCTGCTGGCTCATTACCCAAAATTCAGAACTTTTTCAGAACGCATTGCTTCCGACAACTGCGATGCGCTAGAAGTAATTCTCGACACCAACCTTGTAGGGCCTGGTTTAGCCATTCTGCTCGATGGACTGGACGATTACATTGAGGGGCAGGATAATTTCGTGCCTGACGAATCGGGCAATTACACGGCCGAAGCCTGGTTCAATCCTATCTTTACTAACACCGAACAGGTAGTGCTCTCATTTAGTAACGAGGGCGCAAATGATTATTATAACCATGTTGTGGTACGGGCCGATGGCCGTCTGGTTTGGGACATTGGAAACAATTCTGTCAGTATGGCCAAACTAATTGGCCCTGCACTATCAGCCGAGAAATGGAATCACGTGGCGGTTGTAAAAAATGGAACTCGCTACACCCTTTACCTTAACGGCTTTGATGTGGCAAGCAGCAATTTCTCACTTTCCCCGGTAACACGCACCAATTTCACAATAGGTGCCTCCGTAAGCAATTTGGTTCCTACTAATAATTTTACAGGCTATATCGACGAGGTACGTCTCTGGAATAGTGCCAGATCGATTGGCGACCTCAGGGAATTTATGTGTAAAAAAATAAACTCAACCATACCTTCCTATTCAAGTCTGCGCGCTTATTACCGCTTCGACATGCCTGATTATGTTACTTTCAGGGTTTATGATCAGACCACCCAAACTGCCAACGGACTTTTGCACAATATAACCATTACCGACCGCTCGCGCTATGCCATATCAGGTGCCCCTCTGGGCGATTATAGCCGCTTTCGATACGAAGGCAATTGGAATGGTGTTTCATTAAGTATTGCCCATCCGCAGGGAGACTTACTCGCCGTTTCGAACATTGGAGAAGGATCTCCCAACGGGGTGCATTTGTACATCATCGAAGGGGAGTCTCATTACAACAATCCGCCATTATACTACGAGGGAATATCTGACGAACGGGTTTTTGGTGTGTTTTTGGCCAATGGCACCCATCCAAACTACGATATCACTTATGTGTATGCCGGCAATCCGGATGCTTTGTCAGGAGCGGCTGAAAGCGATCACCGGCTGCTAAGAAGGAACATGTATAGCGAAGAAGAGTGGTTGCACTCGGGTGCCGATATCGACCTCACCTCCAATTTGCTCCACCTGGCCTGCAAAGAACGTGAAAGAGGAGAGTATAATCTGGCTTTTCGTCACGAAGTGGTTTCTCAAAGACCCGGATCGGGTATGGCACTGAGTAACAACCAGGCACCTACAGAAGAAAACCATGGCTTGATCAGGTACCTTGACATTGATGACTACACGGTTACTTTCTGGGCCAGGGGTTGGGGCACCGCCTTTAATTTCAGCGATATGTTGGGCTTTGGTTTACATAGGTTCACCATCAACATAAACGGCGCAAATGGATTAAATTGTGGCATAAGAAATTCAACATTATGGAGTAATCAAGACCTTGGAACCAATTCTGCACATGCCACTACCACCGAATGGGTACATTATGCTATTACACGCCGTGGAACTGAAATTACTATTTATGCGAATGGCATCCAAATACTGAAAGACCAGTTTTCTCACAGTATGAATTTTAAAGAACTCCGATTGTTTCACGATCCTACTTATCAGGCTGGTAATTACCCTGGTGGCGTTTGTAACCTGGCAATGGATGAGTTTACTGTGTGGAACACAGCACTCGACCAGAATACTATCCGCGAGTGGATGTGTAAAAAGATTAACCCTGAAAACCCTTTTAGTTGTGAAAATCTGGTGCTCTATTTCAATTTCGACCAGGGAGCCGGAACTATCTTAGAAGACAAAAATGGCCCATCGGATATTGAATTGGTTTCTGTAGCCGAAGGGTTTCAATACATATCGTCGGGAGCTGCGGTGGGTGACGTAAGCCTTGCTAACTACATCACCCCACAAAGTCTTGTTTTCGTTCACCCCGACGGCGATTCGCTTTTAGCAGAAAGAACTTCAGGCTCTTCGACAGGCATACACATTTACCGTACCGACTTTATGCCACCAGTACCGTCGAATACAGACAATGCGCTGATAGAATCGATGGACTCATCGCGTTACTGGGGAATATTTGCGGTTCATTCATACAATACAAATTGTCAATACCGGGTAGCCAATTATTATTCTCATAATACGCAGGTAAATATGGCCAACGAAGATGAACTTCGCTTGCTAAGTCGTTTCGACAATGCCTCCATTCCATGGCTTTCAAATATTACAGAATTGCCCAATCTGAGTAATCATTCAATTACGCTATTTAACCAAATTCGGGGTGAGTATGTGCTAGGAGGAACAACCGAACAAACCTTTAATGAATATTTAGCGCCTGACCAGCCTATATTTCTGCCTGACTCAAATAACACAAACCCAGACACTGTTTGCGGAAACAGCACCGGCTTGCTCTTTGCCCTGCAGCCCGATCCCTATGCAGAAAGCTATAGGTGGACCATTCCGGAAGGGCTGGATGGTTTTTCAACAGGCGATACCATAATCCTGAATGCCTCCTATACCGGCAGTGATACCATCACGGTTCACTTATCGGTGGTGGCTATAAATGCTTATGGTGAAAGCAACTCAACCTCCTACGCTGTTTTCATGCTACCAGCTCCTAATTTAGCAGATGCCGGTCCGGATCAGGTGCTTATACCACCTTTAACGAGCACCTCCCTTGAAGGAAACCTGCCCTCTGCCCTCGAAATTGGATTATGGGATTTAAACTACGGCACAGCAACTATCCTTCAACCTGACAACCCCACATCGGCAGTGAGCGGAATTGGCCTCGGTCAAAACAGCCTGAGCTGGTCCATTTCCAATGAGGTATGCCCACCATCGTCAGACAGCATGCTTATTCTTCTTGGTCCGCCTCCGACCAATATTGTTTTGTCGAATGGAAACCCCTTGCCACGTATTCTTTGCGAAGGCCTAACAATTGTAGTAAGAGCAATACCTGCCGAAAATGTACCCAATAGCGGATATTCCTGGACCTTGCCAGATGGCATTGTGATGCTTTCCCAAGGGGCCGACACGGCTCTCCTGCAAATCACAGACGGTATTGGAGGCTCTATTGAGGTAGCCACCAACTACAATGGCACACTCTCCGAAAGATTCCGGTCGCCTACAATCAATATCAATCCACAGCCTAATGTACCCGTATTTTCCGAGGCTCCGGAAATATTGTGTCTTAATGTCGATGAAAGAGCGAGTATCCGTTTCGATGCTACAATCGATTCGGTAAGCTGGCATTTACCCACAGGCATTTACCCGGTCGATTATCCTTTGTCGACCTCTGAATCAATCAACATACAGGCTTTGGAAATTATTACAGGGTACATATCGGCGAAAGTTTATAATAACGGCTGTACAAATACGGAGGCGGTCGATAGTTTTGCTTTTGAAGTGAATCAGGCACCCGCTCAACCTGTTTTGTTTTTGGGCACAGATGGTGGTGTTGCTGATCAGTTTTGCGGCGAAGAATATGCCCTGCTATGGGTTCGAAACACCAGTCCCAATGTAGGCTATGAGTGGACTTGGGATGTATACACCAACCTTATCGAATACCTCGACAGTGCCCGGTCAGCCGCTGTTTTTCAAATGCCTGACGGAAACAATGAGATAAGGGTAAGGGCTATCGAAGGTGAAGGAACCTGCGCCGCCAGTGAATGGTTCTTATACAATGGCTGGACACAGAACGTAGATCCGGCAATAATAACCAATGTTACCATTACAGTACCAACGGGCCAGAATCCCACCCAACTATTGCCCGGAGCGGTGTATACGCTCGAAATAGAGGGAACAGGCGACTATTATTATTGGGATATCCCTCAGGGTTTTGAACTAATCGACGATGGCACTCCTCATAACAATACCAATCAGATAAGGGTTCTTGACGAAGCAGCAGGCTATCTGGATATTTACACCATAACTCTTACGGGCTGTTCAAGCCATGCATTCCGCTTTACCTTAAGCACTGCCAATGCCATATTGCCCCCCGAATATGTTTCGGGCAATCTTACCATTTGCCAGGGCGACAGACTTACCCTTGCTGTAAGTGATGTAGGGGCTACAAACTATATCTGGACCTTGCCCAACAATGCCGTTTCTACTACATCCCTGCCTTTGCTTGACATTTTGATTTCTACTCCCATGAAAGGCACGTTGAGTGTTGTGGCTACCAATGGAAACTACATCACCCCGCCTGGTCTGATGGCAATTGAAATTCAGTCAATTAATTTAACCTCTCTTGGTTTTGTTGACGAAGAAGGACAATCCGTCAACGAAATCGAAATCTGCAATGGCGATGCTGGTAAACCTATCTTTTACCGCGACATACTTGCAAGTAGCTATTCATGGGAAATAAACGGTTCAGCAATACTTTTCTCACCGCGTTGGGAGCCCGGATTCGAAGGAAATCCCAATTATGAGCTCCGAAACCGCACATCGCCGGTCGATACCATGATGCCTGTAAACTGGGAATCGTGGCGGTGCCTCAACAATGGCAGCGATGGTGGTTACATTATAGTTAATTCAATCAATGGTTGCGGAGGGGCGCATATTTCCGATTCGGTATATTACTATTGGAATGAGCCACTTTCAGCCTTTGTTCCGGAATTTATTAATGCCCCCACATCATTGTGTGTTGGCTCTAGAGCTACTTTCGAAGTTAGCCCAATACCTGGCGCAAGCCAATACATCTGGAGCTTACCCAATGGCCTTCTGGCCAACAATATTGTAACCACAGTGCCGGGTATCACCGTCGATGTGGAAAACGGCACGGGAGGAATGGTGCAGGTATACGCCATTGGCGAGGCCTGCGGTGGTAGCAACACTGTTCAGCAAACTACTGAAACTATCCAAATCTCTGGAGAAGCGATCGACTTCTACTTTATTGATCAACCCCTGGCTGCCTGCCCGGGAGACAGCCTGACTTATACTGTAAATGACATTGGTGCAGGGGCATATCAATGGTCGCTGCCTCCAGGAATGCGAACCACCTTGCTCGACGACAGCGATACCGAAGGTATTTCTATCAGCGGAAGCTGGCAACAGGAAAACTGGGCACCTATGATTAATCAACAATTCAGTTTTGCCGATAATAATGCTGAAAGAAGCATCCGCTATACACCAGAATTACAATATACAGGTCTTTACAGGGTTTCTATATCATCTTATGTGAGATACAACAATGTAACTGATATGCCGGTTCGTATTCATCACCGCAATGGAACCGATCTTCAATTTATAAACAATACTTTGCCTCCTGAGGATGGAATCTGGCGGGCGCTGGGCGAATTCGAATTTGAAGCAGGAAACTCAGGCAATGTAGAGATTCTAACCCACACAAATGGTGGAGGCATTTCGATGGCAGATGCTGTTAAATTCGAAATTCTTCAAATTGCGGATGATACTACTCTGACCCTTCCTGTGAATGGTGTGCAGGGCGGAGCAGTATGTGTTTTGGTGAATATGCCTCAGTGTGAATCGGAATATACAATTTGTACCGACCCGGTAAACTTGGGCGGAACGCTGGATACACCACAATTTATCCAGTTAGAAACTTCGGTGTGCGAAGGTCTGGAATATGCCTTTTCGGTAAACGATATTGGTGCCGATACCTACACATGGCTCCTACCCGAAGGTTTAAGTATTAATGGAGCTATCGGTGAGGTAACCGCGCAGGGCAGAATAGTTAATATCTCCATGGATAGCATGGTGACTGAACCAGTACATATTGGGGTTTACGGCGAACTTGGCTACTGCGATGTGCTTAGCGATACAAGCTACACCGACAGTATATTCTTCAATGGTACCGGATGTAGTATTTGCGACTCATTCCCGGCTAGTGTGTCAGGTTTTGAACTGATTCAACCTCAGATTTGTTCCGGATTGGGGTCAGTCATTCTTACGCTCGAAGGGGCTACTGACAACCAGGTGTACCTGATCGACTTTAATTACGATGCCACCATCGATGCCACCGGTGTTGTGCTGAACAACCGCATAAACCTTGAGAACATCGAGCAGGGCACCACTTTTTCGGCAATGGTAATCACCGAAGCCATAACCCAATGCAGTATTTATTGGTCAGACACAGGCAGGGTTAATACTATTACCCCGGCTATTGTTGTCAGCGCCATGGTGAATCAACCCAATCAATGTGGAGAAGGAGGAGAATTGATCTTAAACTTAGAGGATGGTGTCGAGGGTGATAATTATATGGTTGACTGGAACAACGATGCCGTATGGGACGATACAACAACCCTAATTATCAATACACTGACCTACAATGATATTATGCCAGGTACGTCTTTCGTGGATATCAGACTCATGCATACCCTCAATCAATGCGTATCAACTTATACTATTTCCGACACTATTCGTGAGCCTGAGGGTTTTATAATAACTTCGGCACAAAGCCACAGTCCTGAGCGATGCGACGAACAAGGATGGCTTGAGATAGATATACAAGGTGCATCCGAGGGCGATACATTCGATGTGTATTTAAGCAATACCGGAGAAACAAGCTATGAGGCCATCCTGCAAAACCAAACCCTAAACATCAGCCAACTTCCTGTCGGAAGTCAGATTGGTCCAATTGTAGTAAGTCATAGGACCAGTCTATGTAATGCTATTCATATTCAATATTTAACAATCGAGTCACCTGAAATGCCTCCAGTGGTATTGGAAAATCCCGGAAGCCTTTGCGAAAACAGTGCTCCGGTTATCCTTTCCCACGGCCAGCCCATAGGAGGAGTTTATACCCTAAACGGCGAAATGGTAAGCCAAATCGATCCATCGCTATATGAACCTGGCAACCACCTGCTGGTATATACCTTTACCGATACTAACAATTGTGTGGCATCCGATACCACTAGCCTGATCATTCACCCGCTCCCCGAAACGGGCATACAGGGTGAACAGATCTTGTGTCCGGGTCAAAGCGAGTCGAGTTATATGGCAGTGGAAGAAACAGGGAATAGTTATTTCTGGCAGGTTGTAAACGGTACCGTTTTTCCTGACAATTCCCCTGAAGTTACTGTTGCCTGGAGCCCTACAGACAATGGCAGGATAGATTTACAGATTGTTAACAGCCTTACCGGATGCAGCGATTCTGTGTCCCTGCCCATATTTTTTATCGATACGGTGCCCCCTGAAATTCAGAATTGCATAGAGGAGGTAGAATTCGAAGCCACCTTCGACGATAGTTGGTATTACATACTCACCGAAGAAGATGTGGTTCTTATACCTAACGCCCAGGATGCCTGCTCCGATAATGATTTAGATCTGTATTTTTCGGTCAACGGGCATGACTCTGTACCGGTTTCAGAACTGGTCGGATACAGATTGGAATTAGAAGCCCATCAGCAGATTATCTGGATAGCGATGGATCACTCACAGAACATCTCTAGCTGTGTAACAGATATTCAGTACACAATTAACACAAGCCCACCCTCTGCCTTCTCACCTAACGGAGATGGGGTTAATGATATCTGGCAGATGGATTTCCTGCTCACCTATCCTAATGCAGTGGTAAAAGTATTCGATCGCTGGGGACTGCTTGTCTACCAAAGCGAAAGTGGTTATCCTGAACCGTGGAACGGTATGCAAAATGGCAAAGTATTACCGGTTTCGACTTATTATTATATCATCGACCTGGGCAATGGCAGCAGCCTTTTAAAGGGTTACTTAAACATTCTGTACTAA